In one window of Arctopsyche grandis isolate Sample6627 chromosome 6, ASM5162203v2, whole genome shotgun sequence DNA:
- the LOC143913110 gene encoding uncharacterized protein LOC143913110, producing the protein MKWNRKIIVCYSTIRVATGGTRRVERVNLLLNLMIVARHSALRQSWSESQLCRTVSFYVMRLSRSALCLIQFHTNNIWSRTVVSGRIVRLTHSAVRPLGVILLSSDDCPQTILNNFSISRI; encoded by the coding sequence atgaagtggaaccgtaaaattatagtctgctatagcactatccgcgtggccaccggtggtacacgccgggttgaacgtgttaatTTACTTTTGAACTTAATGATTGTCGCAAGGCACTCCGCactgcgtcaaagttggtcggaAAGTCAACTTTGTCGCacggtgtcgttctacgtcatgcggcTGTCGCGtagtgcgttatgtctcatacaatttcatacaaacaatatttggtcgcgtactgttgtgtcGGGTCGTATCGTTcggttgacgcatagtgcggtcagacctttaggcgtcatattgttgtcaagtgacgattgtccacagacaatcctaaataatttcagcatcagtcgtatttga
- the LOC143913098 gene encoding uncharacterized protein LOC143913098 translates to MECRLCLFSAPPEAFVSICDDPHRQRLVQRIWACCRLRVRKEDQLPDMICHSCVNNLELLYNFRNTCVRSDETSRMRSDEFLKIKPEQVLLEDLIWKDESEANLPLNISSSPDLGEIHGGTITLDDNIAEMIDTIDILVEELPLQKASDIICSTHSELEHKYNFQDRSFVRKNDLVTQKEAFDVKQSLNTHMGALTGVNPYKCDICSKSFARKWYLGKHMSIHNGIAAHKCNVCLKSFVQKSNLMKHMRCHSGEKLFKCEICLKTFAQRSYLMKHMGRHSGVKPFKCDICLKSCTTKYEIGIHMSTHSMVKAHKCEVCLKLFAQRSNLMKHMRHHSGEKPFKCDICLKSFTTKYEAVLHTNSHSEVKPHKCEICLRLFSHKSSLSVHMKCHTGIKAHKCNVCLKSFVQKSNLKKHVSRHCGEKPFKCDICLKSFTTKYEIGIHMSTHIVVKTYKCEICARSFSHKSDFVVHMKYHTDKSTKV, encoded by the exons atggagtgcagactttgtctctTCTCTGCTCCACCAGAGGCTTTCGTCTCCATCTGTGACGACCCTCATCGACAGCGTTTGGTGCAACGCATTTGGGCATGCTGTCGGCTACGT GTTAGGAAAGAAGATCAGCTGCCAGATATGATATGCCATTCGtgtgtcaacaatctggaattgctctACAACTTCCGAAATACTTGTGTTCGAAGTGACGAAACGTCTAGGATGAGATCAGACGAGTTTTTGAAAATTAAGCCAGAGCAAGTTTTGttagaagatttaatatggaaaGATGAGTCGGAGGCTAATTTGCCACTAAACATTTCTAGTTCACCAGACCTTGGCGAG ATACACGGAGGAACAATTACCTTAGACGATAACATAGCAGAAATGATAGATACCATTGACATTCTAGTGGAAGAATTACCATTACAAAAAGCTTCAGATATAATATGCTCTACACATTCTGAATTggaacataaatataattttcaagacAGATCATTTGTTCGTAAAAACGATCTTGTGACACAGAAAGAGGCATTTGATGTAAAACAAAGCCTCAACACACACATGGGTGCTCTTACCGGGGTAAacccatacaaatgtgacatttgttcaaaatcatttgctAGAAAATGGTACCTCGGTAAACATATGAGTATTCATAATGGGATAGCGGCACACAAATGtaacgtttgtttaaaatcatttgttcaaAAATCTAATCTTATGAAACATATGAGATGCCACTCTGGAGAAAAATtgttcaaatgtgaaatttgtttaaaaacattcGCTCAAAGATCTTACCTTATGAAACATATGGGGCGCCACTCTGGAGtaaaaccgttcaaatgtgatatttgtttaaaatcatgtaCGACAAAGTATGAGATAGGTATACATATGAGTACTCATAGTATGGTAAAGGCACACAAATGTGAAGTTTGCCTAAAACTATTTGCCCAAAGATCTAACCTTATGAAACATATGAGACACCACTCTGgagaaaaaccgttcaaatgtgatatttgtttgaaatcattcacGACAAAATATGAAGCCGTTTTACATACGAATAGTCATAGTGAGGTAAAGcctcacaaatgtgaaatttgtttaagaCTATTTTCTCACAAATCTAGCCTTTCTGTACACATGAAAtgtcatactgggataaaggcACACAAATGtaatgtttgtttaaaatcatttgtccAAAAATCTAACCTTAAGAAACATGTGAGCCGCCACTGCGGAgaaaaaccattcaaatgtgatatttgtttaaaatcattcacaacAAAATATGAAATCGGTATACATATGAGTACTCATATTGTGGTAAAGacatacaaatgtgaaatttgtgcaagatcattttctcacaaatctgACTTTGTTGTACACATGAAATATCACACGGATAAATCTACAAAagtgtaa
- the LOC143913109 gene encoding glucose-induced degradation protein 4 homolog produces the protein MPARAPPPPPANSRQPGVTSSLLYNGSKFHGHQKSKGNSYEVEVVLQHVDEENSYLCGYLKIKGLTEEFPTLTTFFDGEIISAKYPFLTRKWDADEDVDRKHWGKFSSFYEYAKTFNSDTFDYDALASTDFVFMRWKEHFLVPDHTIKDINGASFAGFYYICFQKSAATIEGYYYHRSSEWYQSLNLSHVPEHSIQIYEFR, from the exons ATGCCAGCGCGCgcgccccctccccctcccgccAACTCGCGCCAGCCCGGCGTCACCAGCTCGCTGCTCTACAACGGCTCCAAGTTCCACGGACACCAGAAGTCCAAAGGCAACTCCTACGAGGTGGAAGTCGTCCTCCAG CACGTAGATGAGGAGAATTCATACCTTTGTGGATATCTTAAAATCAAAGGCCTAACCGAAGAGTTTCCAACCCTGACGACTTTTTTCGACGGTGAGATCATCTCGGCAAAGTATCCATTTTTGACAAGAAAGTGGGATGCTGATGAAGACGTTGATAGGAAACATTGG GGTAAATTTTCATCATTCTACGAGTATGCAAAAACATTCAACTCGGACACATTCGACTATGATGCGTTGGCTTCGACCGATTTCGTCTTCATGCGATGGAAGGAACATTTTCTCGTACCCGATCACACGATTAAGGACATAAACGGTGCTTCGTTTGCAgggttttattacatatgtttcCAAAAGTCTGCAGCTACCATTGAAGGATATTATTACCACAGAAGCTCAGAATG gtaTCAATCGTTGAATTTGAGCCACGTGCCAGAACACAGCATACAAATTTACGAATTCAGATGA